Proteins encoded by one window of Microplitis demolitor isolate Queensland-Clemson2020A chromosome 6, iyMicDemo2.1a, whole genome shotgun sequence:
- the LOC103574318 gene encoding JNK-interacting protein 1 isoform X1 — translation MADSEFEEFRHYFERLPQHLKAPISNYTLVHDVLVDDSPTSSQASDNGHLSCPRITPPEPDDSDDEEDAQIIINQHNIQSGHTSGDDSEDLDHNSSIIADSDFSLFGGLSSRIRYQPGDRDGGSRGAVINIIGQYDSAIVSDSVGGSCSSLTTGSSCCPTPEHAGNRPASSANERRRRRLPEIPKNNYNNNNNNNNNNNNKSMTGNYVPLHTSPSLADELAGVSGVIGAGRPHLVLRKCHSRLLNEDTSPDSERMTTDSGHSTAHSPDNGPKSVSPIPSSNNLQNTDSASPSSTPGSGGIPFTQLELLEATHRGLHKFIPRHHDEIDLEIGDPIYVQKEADDLWCEGVNLRTGRQGIFPSAYAVDMDYSDFDPTAPKVKRERYLLGYLGSVETLAHKGTGVVCQAVRRIVGNTASDLPESQSCILEISDQGLRMVDRSSKPRQRKNRGPCHDYFYSLKNVSFCAFHPRDHRYLGFITKHPTLQRFACHVFIGQESTRPVAEAVGRAFHRFYTKFIETAFPIEDIYIE, via the exons ATGGCTGATAGTGAATTTGAAGAATTTCGCCATTACTTTGAACGTTTACCTCAACATTTAAAAGCGCCTATTTCAAATTACAC tcTTGTTCATGATGTATTGGTCGACGATTCACCAACATCATCACAAGCCAGTGATAATGGGCATCTCTCTTGTCCACGTATTACACCACCAGAACCTGATGATTCAGATGATGAAGAAGATGcccaaattattattaatcagcATAATATTCAAAGTGGTCACACATCCGGTGATGATAGTGAAGACCTTGATCACAATTCTTCAATAATCGCTGACAGTGATTTTAG CTTGTTCGGTGGACTGAGCAGCAGGATTCGATATCAGCCTGGAGATAGAGATGGAGGATCTCGAGGTGCAGTAATCAACATTATTGGACAATACGACAGTGCAATAGTCAGTGATTCGGTTGGTGGTTCGTGCTCAAGTCTCACGACTGGATCATCATGTTGCCCTACTCCTGAACACGCGGGCAATCGACCTGCTAGTAGTGCTAATGAACGACGACGCAGACGTTTACCCgaaataccaaaaaataattataataataataataacaacaacaacaacaacaacaacaaat caatGACAGGTAATTATGTGCCTCTACACACATCCCCTTCGTTAGCTGACGAATTGGCAGGTGTGTCAGGAGTTATTGGAGCCGGAAGACCGCATTTAGTTCTTAGAAAATGTCATTCACGACTACTTAACGAAGATACATCGCCTGACAGTGAAAGAATGACCACTGACAGTGGACATAGTACTGCTCATTCACCTGATAATGGACCTAAAAGTGTATCACCTATTCCATctagtaataatttacaaaatactgATTCTGCATCACCCAGTAGCACTCCAG gaAGTGGAGGAATTCCATTCACACAATTAGAATTACTAGAAGCAACACATCGCGgtcttcataaatttataccaCGACATCATGACGAAATAGATTTAGAAATTGGTGATCCAATTTATGTGCAAAAAGAAGCTGATGATTTATGGTGTGAag GTGTAAATTTACGGACAGGACGTCAAGGAATATTTCCGTCTGCTTATGCTGTAGATATGGACTACAGTGATTTTGATCCTACTGCACCAAAAGTTAAGCGAGAACGTTATTTGTTGGGTTATTTAGGATCCGTTGAAACTTTGGCTCACAAAGGAACAGGTGTTGTTTGTCAAGCAGTCAGAAGAATTGTTGGCAATACAGCTAGTGATTTACCAGAATCACAAAGTTGTATATTAGAAATATCTGATCAGGGACTTCGTATGGTTGATCGAAGTAGTAAACCAAGG caacGAAAAAATCGAGGGCCATGTCATgactatttttattcacttaaaAATGTATCTTTTTGTGCATTTCATCCACGAGATCATAGATATCTTGGGTTTATTACTAAACACCCTACACTACAAAGGTTTGCATGTCATGTATTTATTGGACAAGAATCAACAAGACCTGTTGCTGAGGCTGTtgg acgaGCTTTCCATCGATTCTATACTAAATTCATTGAGACTGCTTTTCCCATAGAGGACATAtatattgagtaa
- the LOC103574318 gene encoding JNK-interacting protein 1 isoform X2 codes for MADSEFEEFRHYFERLPQHLKAPISNYTLVHDVLVDDSPTSSQASDNGHLSCPRITPPEPDDSDDEEDAQIIINQHNIQSGHTSGDDSEDLDHNSSIIADSDFSRIRYQPGDRDGGSRGAVINIIGQYDSAIVSDSVGGSCSSLTTGSSCCPTPEHAGNRPASSANERRRRRLPEIPKNNYNNNNNNNNNNNNKSMTGNYVPLHTSPSLADELAGVSGVIGAGRPHLVLRKCHSRLLNEDTSPDSERMTTDSGHSTAHSPDNGPKSVSPIPSSNNLQNTDSASPSSTPGSGGIPFTQLELLEATHRGLHKFIPRHHDEIDLEIGDPIYVQKEADDLWCEGVNLRTGRQGIFPSAYAVDMDYSDFDPTAPKVKRERYLLGYLGSVETLAHKGTGVVCQAVRRIVGNTASDLPESQSCILEISDQGLRMVDRSSKPRQRKNRGPCHDYFYSLKNVSFCAFHPRDHRYLGFITKHPTLQRFACHVFIGQESTRPVAEAVGRAFHRFYTKFIETAFPIEDIYIE; via the exons ATGGCTGATAGTGAATTTGAAGAATTTCGCCATTACTTTGAACGTTTACCTCAACATTTAAAAGCGCCTATTTCAAATTACAC tcTTGTTCATGATGTATTGGTCGACGATTCACCAACATCATCACAAGCCAGTGATAATGGGCATCTCTCTTGTCCACGTATTACACCACCAGAACCTGATGATTCAGATGATGAAGAAGATGcccaaattattattaatcagcATAATATTCAAAGTGGTCACACATCCGGTGATGATAGTGAAGACCTTGATCACAATTCTTCAATAATCGCTGACAGTGATTTTAG CAGGATTCGATATCAGCCTGGAGATAGAGATGGAGGATCTCGAGGTGCAGTAATCAACATTATTGGACAATACGACAGTGCAATAGTCAGTGATTCGGTTGGTGGTTCGTGCTCAAGTCTCACGACTGGATCATCATGTTGCCCTACTCCTGAACACGCGGGCAATCGACCTGCTAGTAGTGCTAATGAACGACGACGCAGACGTTTACCCgaaataccaaaaaataattataataataataataacaacaacaacaacaacaacaacaaat caatGACAGGTAATTATGTGCCTCTACACACATCCCCTTCGTTAGCTGACGAATTGGCAGGTGTGTCAGGAGTTATTGGAGCCGGAAGACCGCATTTAGTTCTTAGAAAATGTCATTCACGACTACTTAACGAAGATACATCGCCTGACAGTGAAAGAATGACCACTGACAGTGGACATAGTACTGCTCATTCACCTGATAATGGACCTAAAAGTGTATCACCTATTCCATctagtaataatttacaaaatactgATTCTGCATCACCCAGTAGCACTCCAG gaAGTGGAGGAATTCCATTCACACAATTAGAATTACTAGAAGCAACACATCGCGgtcttcataaatttataccaCGACATCATGACGAAATAGATTTAGAAATTGGTGATCCAATTTATGTGCAAAAAGAAGCTGATGATTTATGGTGTGAag GTGTAAATTTACGGACAGGACGTCAAGGAATATTTCCGTCTGCTTATGCTGTAGATATGGACTACAGTGATTTTGATCCTACTGCACCAAAAGTTAAGCGAGAACGTTATTTGTTGGGTTATTTAGGATCCGTTGAAACTTTGGCTCACAAAGGAACAGGTGTTGTTTGTCAAGCAGTCAGAAGAATTGTTGGCAATACAGCTAGTGATTTACCAGAATCACAAAGTTGTATATTAGAAATATCTGATCAGGGACTTCGTATGGTTGATCGAAGTAGTAAACCAAGG caacGAAAAAATCGAGGGCCATGTCATgactatttttattcacttaaaAATGTATCTTTTTGTGCATTTCATCCACGAGATCATAGATATCTTGGGTTTATTACTAAACACCCTACACTACAAAGGTTTGCATGTCATGTATTTATTGGACAAGAATCAACAAGACCTGTTGCTGAGGCTGTtgg acgaGCTTTCCATCGATTCTATACTAAATTCATTGAGACTGCTTTTCCCATAGAGGACATAtatattgagtaa